One segment of Streptosporangium brasiliense DNA contains the following:
- the rplP gene encoding 50S ribosomal protein L16, translated as MLIPRRVKHRKQHRPDRHGAAKGGTRVVFGEFGIQALEHSYVTNRQIESARIAMTRHIKRGGKVWINIYPDRPLTKKPAETRMGSGKGSPEWWIANVKPGRIMFELSGVAEPVAREALRRAMHKLPMKCRFVKREVGEA; from the coding sequence ATGCTGATCCCGCGCAGGGTCAAGCACCGCAAGCAGCACCGGCCCGACCGTCACGGCGCCGCCAAGGGCGGCACCAGGGTCGTGTTCGGCGAGTTCGGCATTCAGGCGCTTGAGCACTCCTACGTGACCAACCGCCAGATCGAGTCGGCTCGTATCGCCATGACCCGTCACATCAAGCGTGGCGGCAAGGTCTGGATCAACATCTACCCGGACCGTCCCCTCACGAAGAAGCCGGCCGAGACCCGCATGGGTTCCGGTAAGGGTTCGCCGGAGTGGTGGATCGCCAACGTCAAGCCCGGCCGCATCATGTTCGAGCTGTCGGGCGTCGCCGAGCCGGTGGCTCGCGAAGCCCTGCGTCGTGCGATGCACAAGCTCCCGATGAAGTGCCGGTTCGTTAAGCGTGAAGTGGGTGAGGCGTGA
- the rpsC gene encoding 30S ribosomal protein S3: MGQKVNPHGFRLGVTTDFKSRWYADKLYKSYVAEDVAIRRMLKKGMERAGISKVEIERTTDRVQVDIHTARPGIVIGRRGAEADRIRGDLEKLTKKQVQLNILEVKNPEIDAQLVAQGVAEQLSSRVSFRRAMRKAMQSAMKSGAKGIRVQCSGRLGGAEMSRSEFYREGRVPLHTLRADIDYGLYEARTTFGRIGVKVWIYKGEAPTSRAEREAAAAGARAGQRRDRDDRRGGGAGGDRPRRGGGAGGDRPRRGGAARGDRAPRTEAASQAAPETGPAAQPGAEGS, translated from the coding sequence GTGGGTCAGAAGGTTAACCCGCACGGGTTCCGCCTCGGCGTCACGACCGACTTCAAGAGCCGGTGGTATGCCGACAAGCTCTACAAGTCGTACGTCGCCGAGGACGTGGCGATCCGCCGCATGCTCAAGAAGGGCATGGAGCGGGCCGGCATCTCCAAGGTGGAGATCGAGCGGACCACCGACCGGGTTCAGGTCGACATTCACACCGCCCGTCCGGGCATCGTCATCGGCCGCCGCGGCGCCGAGGCGGACCGGATCCGTGGCGACCTCGAGAAGCTGACCAAGAAGCAGGTCCAGCTGAACATCCTCGAGGTCAAGAACCCCGAGATCGACGCCCAGCTCGTCGCTCAGGGTGTGGCCGAGCAGCTGTCCAGCCGTGTCTCGTTCCGTCGGGCCATGCGCAAGGCGATGCAGTCGGCCATGAAGAGCGGCGCCAAGGGCATCCGGGTGCAGTGCTCCGGCCGTCTGGGCGGCGCTGAGATGTCCCGTTCGGAGTTCTACCGCGAGGGCCGCGTGCCCCTGCACACCCTCCGTGCGGACATCGACTACGGCCTCTACGAGGCCCGTACCACCTTCGGCCGCATCGGCGTGAAGGTGTGGATCTACAAGGGTGAGGCTCCGACCAGCCGCGCCGAGCGTGAGGCGGCTGCCGCCGGTGCTCGTGCGGGCCAGCGTCGGGACCGCGACGACCGTCGCGGCGGCGGCGCCGGTGGCGACCGTCCCCGTCGTGGCGGCGGCGCCGGTGGCGACCGTCCCCGTCGCGGTGGCGCCGCCCGTGGCGACCGCGCACCCAGGACCGAGGCGGCCTCGCAGGCTGCCCCCGAGACCGGCCCGGCTGCGCAGCCGGGTGCTGAAGGGAGCTGA
- the rplV gene encoding 50S ribosomal protein L22: MEARAQVRFARHTPMKARRVVDLIRGLPASEAQAVLQFAPQSASETVYKVLSSAIANAEHNFKLDRDTLFVSRAWVDEGPTLKRFRPRAQGRAYRINKRTSHITVIVESREPKGRTR, translated from the coding sequence ATGGAAGCCAGGGCTCAGGTGCGGTTCGCGCGCCACACGCCCATGAAGGCCCGCCGTGTGGTGGACCTCATTCGCGGGCTGCCCGCTTCGGAGGCGCAGGCCGTGCTGCAGTTCGCTCCCCAGTCGGCGAGCGAGACCGTGTACAAGGTGCTGTCCAGCGCCATTGCGAACGCGGAGCACAACTTCAAGCTCGACCGCGACACGCTCTTCGTGAGCCGTGCCTGGGTCGACGAGGGCCCGACGCTGAAGCGGTTCCGTCCCCGCGCTCAGGGTCGTGCCTATCGGATCAACAAGCGGACGAGCCACATCACCGTGATCGTGGAGTCCCGCGAGCCGAAGGGGAGGACCCGCTAG
- the rpsS gene encoding 30S ribosomal protein S19 encodes MPRSLKKGPFVDDHLQKKVDVQNEKGTKNVIKTWSRRSMIVPDMLGHTIAVHDGRKHVPVFVTESMIGHKLGEFAPTRTFRSHVKEDRRSRR; translated from the coding sequence ATGCCACGTAGCCTTAAGAAGGGTCCCTTCGTGGACGACCACCTTCAGAAGAAGGTGGATGTCCAGAACGAGAAGGGCACCAAGAACGTCATCAAGACGTGGTCGCGGCGCTCCATGATCGTGCCCGACATGCTCGGTCACACGATCGCCGTTCACGACGGCCGCAAGCACGTCCCGGTGTTCGTCACCGAGTCGATGATCGGTCACAAGCTCGGCGAGTTCGCTCCGACGCGGACGTTCCGCAGCCACGTCAAGGAAGACCGCCGCAGCCGGCGGTAA
- the rplB gene encoding 50S ribosomal protein L2, with protein MGIRKLKPTTPGRRGASVSDFSEITRSTPEKSLLAPLHSKGGRNVHGRVTTRHQGGGHKRAYRIIDFRRHDKDGIPAKVAHIEYDPNRTSRIALLHYADGEKRYILCPTGLKQGDLIENGPTADIKPGNCLPLRNIPTGTFIHAVELRPGGGAKLGRSAGAQIQLLAKEGQYATLRMPSGEMRQVDVRCRASIGQVGNAEQANINWGKAGRMRWKGKRPTVRGVAMNPVDHPHGGGEGKTSGGRHPVNPKGKPEGRTRAANKASDRLIIRRRTKRKKR; from the coding sequence ATGGGCATCCGTAAACTCAAGCCGACGACCCCGGGTCGCCGCGGCGCCAGCGTCTCGGACTTTTCCGAGATCACGCGCAGCACGCCCGAGAAGTCGCTGCTTGCGCCCCTGCACAGCAAGGGCGGCCGTAACGTCCACGGCCGAGTCACCACCCGCCACCAGGGTGGCGGTCACAAGCGTGCTTACCGGATCATCGACTTCCGGCGCCACGACAAGGACGGGATCCCGGCGAAGGTCGCTCACATCGAGTACGACCCGAACCGCACGTCCCGCATCGCTCTGCTGCACTACGCCGACGGGGAGAAGCGCTACATCCTCTGCCCGACCGGCCTCAAGCAGGGCGACCTGATTGAGAACGGCCCCACGGCCGACATCAAGCCGGGTAACTGCCTCCCGCTGCGCAACATCCCGACCGGTACCTTCATCCACGCGGTGGAGCTCCGTCCGGGTGGCGGCGCCAAGCTGGGCCGGTCCGCCGGTGCGCAGATCCAGCTTCTCGCCAAGGAGGGCCAGTACGCCACGCTGCGTATGCCCTCCGGCGAAATGCGCCAGGTCGACGTCCGCTGCCGGGCCTCCATCGGCCAGGTCGGCAACGCCGAGCAGGCCAACATCAACTGGGGTAAGGCCGGCCGTATGCGGTGGAAGGGCAAGCGCCCCACCGTCCGCGGTGTCGCGATGAACCCGGTCGACCACCCGCACGGTGGTGGTGAGGGTAAGACCTCCGGTGGTCGTCACCCCGTCAACCCCAAGGGCAAGCCCGAGGGACGTACTCGTGCGGCGAACAAGGCCAGCGACCGGCTGATCATCCGTCGTCGGACTAAGCGGAAGAAGCGGTAG
- the rplW gene encoding 50S ribosomal protein L23, with protein sequence MEKIADPRDIIIKPVVSEKSYGLIDEHNKYTFLVRKTANKTQVKIAIEQIFGVKVASVNTINRQGKRKRTRAGYGQRPSTKRAIVSLAEGDRIDIFGQVG encoded by the coding sequence ATGGAGAAGATCGCCGACCCGCGCGACATCATCATCAAGCCGGTTGTCTCCGAGAAGAGCTACGGCCTGATCGACGAGCACAACAAGTACACGTTCCTGGTGCGGAAGACGGCCAACAAGACGCAGGTCAAGATCGCCATTGAGCAGATCTTCGGCGTCAAGGTGGCCAGCGTCAACACCATCAACCGCCAGGGCAAGCGCAAGCGGACCAGGGCCGGCTACGGCCAGCGCCCCAGCACCAAGCGCGCGATCGTGAGCCTGGCTGAGGGCGACCGGATCGACATCTTCGGTCAGGTCGGCTGA
- the rplD gene encoding 50S ribosomal protein L4: MSTIDVLDVSGAKTGTVDLPGDIFGAKVNIPLIHQVVVAQLAARRQGTHKAKTRGEVSGGGKKPYRQKGTGRARQGSTRAPQFAGGGTVHGPLPRDYSQKTPKKMKAAALRGALSDRAAGGRVHVVSALIEGETPKTKAALESLRKITQTRSVLVVVDEGDELTWLSLRNAPEVHLLDAGQLNTYDVLCYDDVVFTQEAYDQVVARLSKSGKEDA, translated from the coding sequence GTGAGCACCATTGACGTCCTCGACGTGAGCGGGGCGAAGACCGGCACCGTCGACCTGCCTGGTGACATCTTCGGCGCCAAGGTCAACATCCCGCTGATCCACCAGGTCGTCGTGGCCCAGCTCGCCGCTCGCCGGCAGGGCACCCACAAGGCCAAGACCCGCGGTGAGGTCAGCGGCGGCGGCAAGAAGCCGTACCGCCAGAAGGGCACCGGCCGCGCCCGTCAGGGTTCGACCCGCGCCCCGCAGTTCGCCGGCGGTGGCACCGTCCACGGCCCGCTTCCCCGGGACTACTCCCAGAAGACCCCCAAGAAGATGAAGGCCGCCGCGCTGCGCGGCGCCCTCTCCGACAGGGCAGCCGGTGGCCGCGTTCACGTGGTCAGCGCGCTGATCGAGGGTGAGACCCCGAAGACCAAGGCGGCTCTCGAGTCGCTGCGGAAGATCACGCAGACCCGTAGCGTCCTGGTCGTCGTCGACGAGGGCGACGAGCTCACCTGGCTGAGCCTGCGCAACGCTCCCGAGGTCCACCTGCTGGACGCCGGGCAGCTGAACACCTACGACGTGCTCTGCTACGACGACGTCGTTTTCACTCAGGAAGCGTACGACCAGGTCGTCGCGCGTCTGAGCAAGAGCGGGAAGGAAGACGCCTGA
- the rplC gene encoding 50S ribosomal protein L3: MAKQIKGVLGKKLGMTQVFDADNRMVPVTVVEAGPCVVTRVRTPEKDGYSAVQLGFGQVDPRKVNKPLGDYLRKHDITPRRYFAEIRTDDASDYTLGQELLADTFEAGQFVDVTGKSKGKGFAGVMKRHGFKGLSASHGTQRKHRSPGSIGGCATPGRVFKGLRMAGRMGNVRTTIQSLKVHAVDAEKGLILIKGAIPGANGSLVLVRTAAKKGAAK, encoded by the coding sequence CCTGGGCAAGAAGCTCGGCATGACCCAGGTCTTCGACGCGGACAACCGGATGGTCCCGGTGACCGTCGTCGAGGCCGGTCCGTGCGTCGTGACCCGCGTCCGCACCCCCGAGAAGGACGGCTACTCCGCCGTGCAGCTCGGCTTCGGGCAGGTCGACCCGCGGAAGGTCAACAAGCCGCTCGGCGACTACCTGCGCAAGCACGACATCACCCCGCGCCGTTACTTCGCGGAGATCCGTACCGACGACGCGAGCGACTACACCCTGGGCCAGGAGCTCCTCGCCGACACCTTCGAGGCCGGCCAGTTCGTCGACGTGACGGGCAAGAGCAAGGGCAAGGGCTTCGCCGGTGTCATGAAGCGCCACGGCTTCAAGGGTCTGAGCGCCTCGCACGGTACCCAGCGCAAGCACCGTTCGCCGGGTTCCATCGGTGGCTGCGCCACCCCGGGCCGCGTCTTCAAGGGCCTGCGCATGGCCGGTCGGATGGGTAACGTCCGCACCACCATCCAGAGCCTCAAGGTCCACGCCGTGGACGCCGAGAAGGGCCTCATCCTGATCAAGGGTGCGATCCCCGGCGCCAACGGCAGCCTGGTTCTCGTCCGCACCGCTGCCAAGAAGGGGGCTGCCAAGTGA